A window of Halogeometricum sp. S1BR25-6 genomic DNA:
AATGTCGAACTCGTCATCCACGGTCCCCCGCAAGCACGTCGTCCGTCTCCGCGAAGTACTCGAGACGACCCCGAACGCCCTCCGCTTCGGACTGAGGGTGGTCGCGTATCCCGTCCAGTTCGCCGCGTTCTGGCTGGCGGTCGCCCTGCCCTTCCTCTACATGCCGCTTCTGTACGGCGGCGTCCACGGGGAGCAGGCGACGGTGTTCGGGTCGCTTCTCGCGCTCAACGCCGCCGCCCTCGTCGTCGGGCACGGTCACAGCCGCGACCGAGGAGACGGCTGACCGAACCGATTCGGCCCTCCAACCGCCGCATTCCGTTCTCGCCGCCCGCCTCCTTTTTCGTTCTCCTGCTCCCCGTGAGCAACCGCGCCGAAACCGTCAGAGGTACCGGGGCAGACGCCGTAGACGGCGACATGACCGAGCAGAACGCTTCAGCGGACGTCGACCCCGAGTCGTACGCCGACGAACTGCGGCGCAAGCGCGAGGAGAAGAACGACTTCTTCGGGTCGCACCCGCAGTCGCCGATTCCCCCCGAGGAGCGCGACGCCTTCGACGGACTGGACTACTTCGACCCGAACCCGGACGCGCGCGTCGAGGCGACGGTCAGCGTTCACGAGGACCCCGAACCCGTACCGATGGAGACGACGGCGGGCAACGAGGTGCGGTACCTCCGGCTGGTCACCTTCTCTTTCGAACTCCGCGGCGAGGCGGTCGAACTGCACGGCTACCAGCAGGAACGCGAGGACGACGAGGCGGTGTTCGTCCCCTTCCGCGACAAGACGACCGGTCAGCAGAGCTACCGGAACGGGCGGTACATCGAACTCCACCCCGACGAACCGCTCGCGGACGGCGAGACGATCGTCCTCGATTTCAACCTCGCCTACACGCCGTTCTGCGCGTACAGCGAGACGTTCGCCTGCCCGCTCCCGCCCGAGGAGAACTGGCTCGACGTGGCCGTCGCCGCGGGCGAACGCGACTGGAACAGTACCAATTAATAGTCCTAGAATCGGGAGACGAAAGCGCAATACACATATTCGGCGCCTCCGCAGGGACAGCCATGGGACTGCTCAGTAGCAAGAAAGCGCTCGTCGGTCTGGTGCTGATGGTCGTCGGTACGCTCGCATTCTTCCCGAGCCTCATGGCGAACGCCGGCAACGTTTCGGTGTACCTGCTGGCGGTGGCCGCCGTCGTCCTCACGGCGGGGACGTATCTGCTCGGTACCTCCGGCGACGGCCGTCCGGTCTAAGAATCGTCGTTCGATTTTCGGATTCC
This region includes:
- a CDS encoding DUF1684 domain-containing protein, producing the protein MTEQNASADVDPESYADELRRKREEKNDFFGSHPQSPIPPEERDAFDGLDYFDPNPDARVEATVSVHEDPEPVPMETTAGNEVRYLRLVTFSFELRGEAVELHGYQQEREDDEAVFVPFRDKTTGQQSYRNGRYIELHPDEPLADGETIVLDFNLAYTPFCAYSETFACPLPPEENWLDVAVAAGERDWNSTN